The Sphingopyxis fribergensis genome contains a region encoding:
- the folK gene encoding 2-amino-4-hydroxy-6-hydroxymethyldihydropteridine diphosphokinase — MSNAMPLPLYAIGLGSNRRHARFGDPRAVLLAALAALESDDIEAVDASPIIASDPLGPSRRRYANAVALVASPLSPPEMLERLQEIETSFGRRTGQRWSARTLDLDILLWSGGTWSDAALTIPHPAIEQRAFVLGPLRAIVPEWPHPLHGRSVRQLAARLARPKPVDRGASAH, encoded by the coding sequence ATGAGCAACGCAATGCCGCTTCCTCTCTACGCCATCGGCCTCGGGTCGAACCGCCGCCATGCGCGCTTCGGCGACCCGCGCGCAGTGCTGCTCGCCGCGCTTGCCGCGCTGGAGAGCGACGATATCGAGGCGGTCGACGCGAGCCCGATCATCGCCAGCGATCCGCTCGGCCCGTCGCGCCGCCGCTATGCCAACGCCGTCGCTCTCGTCGCCTCGCCGCTCAGCCCGCCCGAAATGCTTGAGCGGCTGCAGGAAATCGAGACGAGCTTCGGCCGCCGCACCGGCCAGCGCTGGAGCGCGCGGACGCTCGATCTCGATATCCTGCTCTGGTCGGGCGGCACCTGGTCCGACGCCGCGCTGACGATCCCGCATCCCGCCATAGAACAGCGCGCATTCGTGCTCGGCCCGCTCCGCGCAATCGTCCCCGAATGGCCGCACCCGCTGCACGGCCGCAGCGTGCGCCAACTCGCCGCGCGCCTTGCACGTCCAAAGCCGGTTGACCGGGGCGCATCGGCGCACTAG
- a CDS encoding NAD-dependent epimerase/dehydratase family protein — translation MTTLITGAAGFIGMHVAAALLDRGERVVGMDNFTPYYSLDLKRARVARLKAHRSEAFLFLDLDFGDADALARALATTTIDRIVHLGAQPGVRYSLENPAAYIHSNVSGHVNILELARDRAVSHLVYASSSSVYGLRSDTPFRVSDRADTPISLYAATKRADELMSETYAHLFRIPQTGLRFFTVYGPWGRPDMAVWKFTEAVLQGHPIDVYNHGDMLRDFTFIDDIVNGVVLALDHPPQDDGREKPGGFTTPHRLYNIGNNRPEQLTDLIKAIEEACERKAEINPLPMQDGDVYQTFADIDDISRDLGFAPTTPLGIGIPAFVNWYRGEWAKR, via the coding sequence TTGACGACGCTCATCACTGGTGCGGCTGGTTTTATCGGGATGCATGTCGCCGCCGCTTTGCTTGATCGCGGCGAGCGCGTGGTCGGGATGGACAATTTCACACCCTATTATTCGCTCGACCTCAAGCGCGCTCGGGTTGCGCGCCTCAAAGCGCACCGGAGCGAAGCCTTTTTATTTCTTGACCTCGATTTTGGCGATGCCGACGCGCTCGCCCGGGCGCTCGCTACGACGACAATCGACCGGATCGTTCACCTTGGCGCGCAACCCGGCGTGCGCTACTCGCTGGAAAATCCCGCCGCCTACATCCACTCGAATGTTTCCGGGCATGTCAATATTCTGGAGTTGGCGCGCGACAGGGCCGTTTCGCACTTGGTGTACGCCTCGTCCTCGTCGGTCTACGGACTGCGCTCTGACACGCCTTTCCGGGTGTCCGATCGCGCCGATACGCCGATTTCGCTCTATGCGGCGACAAAACGCGCCGACGAACTGATGAGCGAAACCTATGCGCATCTATTCCGGATCCCGCAGACGGGCCTGCGCTTCTTTACCGTATATGGGCCATGGGGCAGACCAGATATGGCGGTGTGGAAGTTCACCGAGGCGGTACTGCAGGGCCATCCCATCGACGTTTACAATCACGGCGACATGCTTCGCGATTTCACCTTTATCGACGATATCGTAAACGGCGTCGTCCTGGCGCTCGACCACCCTCCCCAAGACGATGGTCGAGAAAAACCGGGGGGCTTCACGACGCCTCATCGCTTGTATAACATCGGCAACAATCGCCCTGAGCAATTGACCGACCTGATCAAAGCGATCGAAGAAGCGTGCGAACGAAAAGCCGAGATAAACCCCCTACCAATGCAAGATGGTGACGTTTATCAAACATTTGCGGATATCGACGACATTAGCCGGGATCTCGGCTTTGCTCCGACAACGCCCCTGGGAATCGGAATTCCGGCCTTCGTCAATTGGTACAGGGGAGAATGGGCGAAGCGTTGA
- a CDS encoding NrsF family protein, giving the protein MNDASIDDLIDGLAGDLKPVRPRRVARGSLWVAAGWLGVGAALVALFGARHDLAEGAMPPVSMLTFWLIAAAGIAAAWSALRMGLPGVGRDYGGWRWAVGALLALPFAALFVFFGGGHAAAETAHRGFDGQCLVQGVVAGLGVGAALFLWLRAGAPTSPTRAGWVIGIAAGAAGATIIALLCSSDDLVHITLWHASAVPVLGIAGRLLLPRFLRW; this is encoded by the coding sequence ATGAACGACGCATCGATCGACGATCTGATCGACGGGCTGGCAGGCGATCTGAAACCGGTGCGCCCGCGGCGCGTCGCGCGTGGGTCTTTGTGGGTCGCGGCAGGATGGCTAGGCGTCGGCGCCGCCTTGGTCGCGCTGTTCGGGGCGCGGCATGACCTTGCCGAGGGCGCGATGCCGCCGGTTTCGATGCTCACCTTCTGGCTCATCGCTGCCGCGGGTATCGCGGCGGCATGGAGCGCGCTCCGCATGGGTTTGCCGGGCGTCGGGCGCGACTATGGCGGCTGGCGCTGGGCGGTCGGGGCGCTTTTGGCGCTGCCGTTCGCGGCGCTGTTCGTATTTTTCGGCGGTGGTCACGCCGCGGCCGAGACGGCGCATCGCGGCTTCGACGGACAGTGCCTCGTCCAAGGCGTGGTTGCGGGGCTGGGTGTCGGCGCCGCGCTGTTCCTGTGGCTCAGGGCGGGCGCGCCGACCTCGCCGACACGGGCAGGTTGGGTGATCGGGATCGCGGCGGGGGCGGCGGGAGCAACGATCATCGCGCTGCTCTGCTCGAGCGACGACCTTGTTCATATCACGCTCTGGCATGCGTCGGCGGTGCCTGTTTTGGGGATCGCCGGGCGCCTGCTCTTGCCGCGCTTCTTGCGCTGGTAA
- a CDS encoding sigma-70 family RNA polymerase sigma factor translates to MSIDEPSLARLMAASQRGDRAAYRALLVDSRQWLTRYFARRIAAHHIDDLVQETLVSMHRKLATWDSGRAFLPWLAAIARYRWIDMLRRQRDEAELGDNDAAVGAEDEAVHAKLSIDHLLTLLPPGQAQAITLVKIEGASIAEASKISGQSESLVKVNIHRGLKKLAELIESE, encoded by the coding sequence ATGAGCATCGACGAACCTTCGCTGGCGCGCTTGATGGCCGCATCACAGCGGGGGGATCGCGCGGCCTATCGCGCGCTGCTCGTCGACAGCCGCCAATGGCTGACGCGCTATTTTGCGCGAAGGATCGCGGCACATCACATCGACGATCTGGTGCAGGAAACTTTGGTGTCGATGCACCGCAAGCTTGCGACATGGGACAGCGGGCGCGCCTTTCTACCCTGGTTAGCTGCCATCGCGCGCTATCGCTGGATCGACATGCTCCGCCGCCAGCGCGACGAAGCCGAGCTTGGCGACAATGACGCCGCGGTGGGCGCCGAGGACGAGGCGGTGCACGCAAAGCTCAGCATCGATCATCTGCTGACGCTGCTGCCGCCGGGGCAGGCGCAGGCGATCACGCTGGTCAAGATCGAGGGCGCCTCGATCGCAGAGGCGTCCAAAATTAGCGGCCAGAGCGAATCGCTGGTCAAAGTGAATATCCATCGCGGGCTCAAGAAACTCGCCGAACTGATTGAGAGTGAATGA
- a CDS encoding DoxX family protein, with protein MNRIVGFYDRGVALAGSRLFEGIALFLLRLALAGVFWRSGQTKVVEGSFLQIDPSQYDLFRSEFSGLPLDPVLAVPLTTFAEHFFPMLLLFGVATRFSAGALLVMTFVIQIFVFPDAWWPVHSLWAAMAAILIVRGGGLFSLDGLVARVRAK; from the coding sequence ATGAACCGGATTGTCGGATTTTATGATCGCGGCGTCGCGCTCGCCGGATCGCGCCTTTTCGAAGGCATTGCGCTGTTCTTGTTGCGCCTCGCGCTGGCGGGCGTGTTCTGGCGTTCGGGTCAGACCAAGGTCGTCGAGGGTAGTTTCCTGCAGATCGACCCCTCGCAATATGACCTGTTTCGGAGCGAATTTTCAGGCCTGCCGCTCGACCCTGTTCTTGCGGTTCCACTGACCACCTTCGCCGAACATTTCTTTCCGATGCTGCTCCTTTTTGGCGTCGCAACGCGCTTTTCGGCGGGTGCGCTGCTCGTGATGACGTTCGTCATCCAGATCTTCGTCTTCCCCGACGCCTGGTGGCCAGTTCATTCCTTGTGGGCGGCGATGGCGGCGATTCTGATCGTGCGCGGCGGCGGCCTGTTCTCGCTCGACGGGCTTGTTGCTAGGGTGCGCGCGAAATGA
- a CDS encoding HvfC/BufC N-terminal domain-containing protein, with product MFDQAAIIATLLHGPGHLPHGLFAGSEAAVLRGLRVHANTISHARLVALEDSFPRTRAFLGEDEFNRLSRDFIEAGGAQRRSLSDIGADFSAWLADPLAADLARAERAWFESYNAAEKLALTLADLAGLCEAGLLGLAVRCHPAARIVTLSSDAAPLVDPAFAPDVTGLLITRPRAEVRLFAVENADAAAIAIAQEICPIGNLIAHLAEHHDDGGAAIAALIDAGAFEKV from the coding sequence GTGTTTGACCAAGCGGCGATCATCGCGACCTTGCTGCATGGCCCGGGCCATTTGCCCCACGGCCTGTTCGCCGGAAGCGAGGCCGCAGTGCTGCGCGGGCTGCGTGTTCATGCGAACACGATTTCGCACGCTCGGCTCGTCGCGCTGGAAGACAGTTTCCCGCGCACCCGTGCCTTTCTGGGCGAGGATGAGTTCAACCGGCTGTCGCGTGACTTTATCGAGGCGGGCGGGGCGCAGCGCCGGTCGTTGTCCGATATCGGCGCCGACTTTTCCGCATGGCTGGCCGATCCGCTCGCCGCCGATCTGGCGCGGGCCGAACGAGCGTGGTTTGAAAGCTATAATGCTGCTGAGAAGCTCGCGCTGACGCTCGCTGATCTCGCTGGACTGTGCGAAGCCGGCCTGCTCGGTCTCGCGGTTCGCTGTCATCCTGCGGCGCGCATTGTGACGCTCTCGAGCGATGCTGCGCCGCTCGTCGATCCGGCCTTTGCTCCGGACGTTACGGGATTGCTCATCACACGCCCCCGCGCGGAGGTCCGGTTGTTCGCGGTCGAGAACGCCGATGCCGCCGCCATCGCCATTGCGCAGGAAATTTGCCCGATCGGTAACCTCATCGCGCATCTGGCCGAACATCATGATGACGGCGGTGCCGCGATTGCGGCGCTGATCGACGCAGGGGCTTTTGAAAAGGTTTGA
- the bufB gene encoding MNIO family bufferin maturase, with amino-acid sequence MTLPLFPPLPARAGIGLKPQHYADVLAAVEQGAAPAWAEVHPQNYFGAGGPPHRWLTAIAEHLPMSFHSVGLSLGSAAGVDRDELTALAKLCDRYAPAMVSDHLSWSNGPDDKFPDLLPIPYSNAALDHFAAEVGRVQDRLRRTMLIENPSRYLAYAGDDWAEVDFLHELCRRSGCGLLLDINNVEVSAFNLGLDAASWLAAFDPRLVGEVHVAGHAVNGDDMSGQIAIDDHGSPVRTSCWELLASFLDRSGPKPVLVEWDTDVPDYATLMVEAAKADGLLREPAGV; translated from the coding sequence GTGACCCTTCCCCTGTTCCCGCCGCTGCCCGCGCGCGCCGGCATCGGGCTAAAGCCCCAGCATTACGCCGATGTGCTGGCCGCGGTGGAGCAGGGGGCGGCGCCCGCCTGGGCCGAAGTCCACCCCCAGAATTACTTCGGCGCGGGCGGGCCGCCGCATCGCTGGCTGACCGCGATTGCGGAGCATCTGCCGATGAGTTTTCATTCGGTCGGATTGTCGCTGGGATCGGCGGCGGGCGTCGACCGCGACGAACTGACCGCGCTTGCGAAGCTTTGCGACCGTTACGCGCCAGCGATGGTTTCGGACCATTTGAGTTGGAGCAACGGGCCCGACGACAAATTTCCCGACCTCTTGCCGATACCCTATAGCAACGCGGCGCTCGATCATTTCGCGGCCGAGGTCGGGCGCGTACAGGACCGGTTGCGCCGCACGATGCTGATCGAAAATCCCTCGCGTTATCTCGCCTATGCGGGCGACGATTGGGCTGAGGTCGATTTCCTTCACGAACTCTGCCGCCGCAGCGGGTGCGGGCTGCTGCTCGACATCAACAATGTCGAGGTTTCGGCGTTCAATCTCGGGCTGGATGCGGCTTCGTGGCTCGCGGCATTCGATCCGCGCCTTGTCGGCGAGGTGCATGTCGCGGGCCATGCGGTGAACGGCGATGACATGAGCGGCCAAATAGCGATCGACGATCATGGATCGCCGGTGCGGACAAGTTGCTGGGAATTGCTCGCGTCCTTTCTTGATCGTTCGGGGCCAAAGCCCGTGCTGGTCGAATGGGACACTGACGTTCCGGACTATGCAACACTGATGGTAGAAGCCGCCAAAGCCGATGGCCTGCTGCGGGAACCCGCCGGTGTTTGA
- a CDS encoding BufA1 family periplasmic bufferin-type metallophore yields the protein MTNALKLSLAASAVLAMAAGAATGGTAVAAEGAKEKCYGVSLKGKNDCAAGPGTSCAGTSTVDYQGNAWKHVPAGSCVKMGGTLTAHKGNAKPVAKKG from the coding sequence ATGACCAATGCACTGAAACTTTCGCTTGCTGCCTCGGCGGTCCTTGCCATGGCCGCTGGCGCCGCGACGGGCGGCACTGCCGTCGCCGCCGAAGGCGCCAAGGAAAAATGCTATGGCGTCTCGCTCAAGGGCAAGAACGACTGCGCCGCCGGTCCGGGCACCAGCTGCGCCGGCACGTCGACCGTCGACTATCAGGGCAACGCCTGGAAGCATGTCCCCGCGGGCAGCTGCGTGAAAATGGGCGGCACGCTGACCGCGCATAAGGGCAACGCCAAGCCGGTTGCCAAGAAGGGCTGA
- the galE gene encoding UDP-glucose 4-epimerase GalE: MNILLTGGAGYIGSHVAAPLVSAGHKVVCFDNLSNSDAAVMDRLEAITGTPIPLVQSDIRDGEALRRVMTDHAIEAVVHFAGLKAVGESVAEPIKYYDNNVRGTLSLLEAMIDCNAKTLVFSSSATVYGQPQYLPLDENHPTSATNPYGRTKLMIEEMLGDVAAADPEWRIAILRYFNPVGAHDSGLIGENPNGIPNNLMPFISRVAAGRLSELSVFGNDYDTPDGTGVRDYIHVVDLADGHVAALEAITKTDQSLSTWNLGTGTGYSVLDMVEAFSRVNGVPVPYRIAPRRDGDVASCFASPERAANELGWTAERDLDAMCASSWNFERTLAGRNAD, encoded by the coding sequence ATGAATATTCTGCTGACGGGCGGCGCGGGCTACATCGGCAGCCATGTCGCGGCGCCGCTGGTTTCTGCGGGGCACAAGGTCGTATGTTTCGACAATCTTTCGAACAGCGATGCGGCGGTAATGGACCGCCTGGAGGCAATTACCGGCACGCCCATCCCGCTCGTCCAGAGCGACATCCGCGATGGAGAGGCTCTGCGCCGGGTGATGACCGACCATGCAATCGAGGCCGTCGTTCACTTTGCCGGCTTGAAGGCCGTCGGGGAATCGGTCGCCGAACCGATCAAATATTATGACAATAATGTCCGCGGCACGCTGTCGCTGCTTGAGGCCATGATCGACTGCAACGCCAAGACCCTTGTCTTTTCGTCGAGCGCCACCGTCTATGGCCAGCCGCAATATCTGCCGCTCGACGAAAATCACCCGACGTCGGCGACCAATCCTTATGGCCGCACCAAGCTGATGATCGAAGAGATGCTGGGCGATGTCGCCGCCGCCGATCCTGAATGGCGGATCGCGATCCTGCGCTATTTCAACCCGGTGGGCGCACACGACAGCGGCCTGATCGGTGAAAATCCGAACGGCATTCCGAACAACCTGATGCCCTTCATCAGCCGCGTCGCCGCCGGACGGCTGAGCGAACTGTCGGTGTTCGGGAACGATTACGACACCCCCGACGGGACCGGGGTGCGCGATTATATCCATGTCGTCGACCTGGCCGACGGCCATGTCGCCGCGCTCGAGGCGATCACGAAGACCGACCAGTCGCTGTCGACGTGGAACCTCGGCACTGGAACGGGTTATTCGGTGCTCGACATGGTCGAGGCGTTTTCGCGTGTGAACGGCGTGCCCGTGCCCTATCGCATCGCGCCGCGCCGCGACGGCGATGTCGCAAGCTGCTTTGCCAGCCCCGAACGCGCCGCGAACGAGCTCGGCTGGACTGCGGAGCGCGACCTCGACGCGATGTGCGCGTCGAGCTGGAATTTCGAACGTACGCTCGCCGGGCGCAACGCCGACTAG
- a CDS encoding TMEM165/GDT1 family protein, whose amino-acid sequence MEALFTSTAVVALAEIGDKTQLLAILLATRFNRPVPIILGILFATLANHALAALLGSSAAAFLDSPVFRYAIGLSFIAMAAWTLIPDKFEDDDAPKPRFGAFLTTLVAFFLVEMGDKTQVATIALGAQYHDVVAVTAGTTLGMMIANVPAIFLGHELLKRVVLAKVRMVAAALFLVIGLWVLVQTAGWLS is encoded by the coding sequence ATGGAAGCCCTGTTCACCTCGACCGCCGTCGTTGCGCTCGCCGAAATCGGCGACAAGACGCAGCTGCTTGCGATCCTGCTCGCGACGCGGTTCAATCGGCCCGTTCCGATCATCCTCGGCATATTGTTCGCGACGCTCGCGAACCATGCGCTCGCGGCGCTGCTGGGCTCGTCGGCAGCCGCCTTTCTCGACAGCCCGGTGTTTCGCTATGCGATCGGCCTGTCGTTCATTGCGATGGCGGCGTGGACGCTGATCCCCGACAAGTTTGAGGACGATGACGCCCCCAAACCCCGGTTCGGTGCGTTCCTGACCACGCTCGTCGCCTTCTTCCTCGTCGAGATGGGCGACAAAACGCAGGTCGCGACGATCGCGCTCGGTGCGCAATATCATGACGTCGTCGCGGTTACCGCGGGCACGACGCTCGGCATGATGATCGCCAATGTGCCCGCGATCTTCCTCGGCCACGAACTGCTCAAGCGCGTTGTCCTCGCGAAGGTGCGCATGGTCGCGGCGGCGCTGTTCCTCGTGATCGGCCTCTGGGTGCTGGTGCAGACCGCGGGCTGGCTCAGCTAG